A stretch of Thermotoga sp. SG1 DNA encodes these proteins:
- a CDS encoding nicotinate phosphoribosyltransferase, which yields MKRLSPEVFKVPIDRIRNGYYSDIYFMNYVKVLKRDNHHPRVYYQFFPRKDATICGIDEALAILKFCTGYYKDEGRARELFEEILRIDREMQAASVEMDVQKIVELTRKKWDLRLKLNDLWVDKWDEIEVHALYDGEEAKEGEPIMTIEGDPTYFGYLETVLLGVIARATSTATAVKKVVKAARGKPILFFSARFDHYWVQATDGYAALKAGAFGVSTDANADYWGVKSMGTMPHALIACYNGKTEDAAIAFDKHMEEDVNRIILVDWDNDVIGTTFRVIKAFYEYVMKKPFKLGVTDPSPIIGSGKNKIWGVRFDTSGNLRDRSVVPKDESSFGVCPELVWRARQEFDKVGLKDLKIVVSGGFDEKKIDLFERLGVPADAYGVGSRLLREKVDITADIVEVNGKPCAKVGRYKIENPRLKKVEKRYWEEK from the coding sequence GTGAAAAGACTCAGTCCAGAGGTTTTCAAGGTCCCCATCGATCGAATCAGAAACGGCTATTACTCGGATATATACTTCATGAACTACGTGAAGGTCTTAAAGAGAGACAACCACCACCCACGGGTGTACTACCAGTTCTTTCCAAGAAAGGATGCTACTATCTGTGGTATAGATGAGGCTCTCGCCATCTTGAAGTTCTGCACAGGATACTACAAGGATGAAGGCAGAGCAAGGGAGCTCTTCGAAGAGATACTCAGAATAGACCGAGAAATGCAGGCAGCTTCGGTTGAAATGGACGTTCAAAAGATCGTTGAACTCACCCGAAAAAAGTGGGATCTCAGGCTCAAACTGAACGATCTGTGGGTGGACAAATGGGATGAAATAGAAGTGCACGCCCTCTACGATGGAGAAGAAGCAAAAGAGGGAGAGCCGATCATGACGATAGAGGGAGATCCAACTTACTTTGGATATCTTGAGACGGTTCTTCTCGGTGTGATCGCAAGAGCCACCAGCACAGCAACGGCTGTCAAAAAGGTGGTAAAAGCTGCCAGAGGAAAACCCATCCTCTTCTTCAGCGCTCGCTTCGATCACTACTGGGTTCAGGCAACAGATGGATACGCCGCTCTCAAAGCGGGGGCTTTTGGCGTCTCGACGGATGCGAACGCAGATTACTGGGGAGTAAAATCCATGGGAACGATGCCCCACGCACTGATCGCATGTTACAACGGAAAAACAGAAGATGCCGCCATCGCTTTTGATAAACACATGGAAGAAGATGTGAACAGAATTATTCTAGTGGACTGGGATAATGACGTGATTGGAACGACCTTTCGAGTGATAAAGGCGTTTTACGAGTACGTGATGAAAAAGCCGTTCAAACTGGGAGTTACGGATCCATCACCGATCATAGGTTCTGGAAAGAACAAGATCTGGGGAGTGAGGTTCGACACGTCGGGTAATCTGAGAGATAGATCGGTGGTTCCAAAGGATGAGTCTTCCTTTGGAGTGTGTCCGGAACTTGTCTGGAGGGCAAGACAGGAGTTCGATAAAGTAGGCCTTAAAGATCTAAAGATTGTTGTTTCGGGTGGTTTCGATGAAAAGAAAATAGATCTTTTCGAAAGGCTGGGAGTTCCCGCGGACGCCTACGGTGTTGGTTCACGCCTTCTGAGAGAGAAGGTGGACATCACG